A region from the Bacteroidota bacterium genome encodes:
- a CDS encoding fasciclin domain-containing protein has translation MYKLKYILCITAIVVFFYGCNGNKEDAMVEEDDTTMVKSGGQESVVDDESQKDVVKVAVSSPDHTTLVAALKHVEYVDDLSNAGPFTVFAPTNAAFDKLPEGTLDDLLKEENKAVLKNILEYHVAVGGYKTEYMQDGQNIGMANGDNIKISMLGDRIVINEKVNIIATIPASNGIIYVVDGVLLPPASK, from the coding sequence ATGTATAAGTTAAAATATATTCTCTGCATTACCGCAATAGTTGTATTCTTTTACGGATGCAATGGTAATAAAGAAGATGCAATGGTGGAAGAAGATGACACTACCATGGTTAAAAGCGGAGGACAAGAATCTGTTGTTGACGATGAATCACAAAAAGATGTTGTTAAAGTTGCGGTGAGCTCTCCGGATCACACCACTTTGGTTGCTGCATTAAAACATGTTGAATATGTGGATGATCTTTCCAATGCAGGTCCCTTTACTGTATTTGCACCAACAAATGCAGCTTTTGATAAATTACCAGAAGGAACACTTGATGATCTATTAAAAGAAGAAAATAAAGCTGTATTGAAAAACATTCTGGAATATCATGTTGCTGTTGGCGGATATAAAACCGAATACATGCAGGATGGTCAGAATATTGGAATGGCAAATGGTGATAATATCAAAATAAGTATGTTGGGTGATAGAATTGTGATCAATGAAAAAGTAAATATCATAGCAACAATTCCCGCATCAAATGGAATTATTTATGTTGTGGATGGAGTTTTATTACCACCGGCAAGCAAATAA